The region GTTGTATTGCAAAGGCTCGACCGGATCATATGGCTGAACAGGTTGGAAGCTGTATGGAACACGTTGCTCTCCGACTTTCCATGACAATCGAATTGCTGCACTAGTTTCTTCCAACTACATATCCAAAATTAGGATTTCAGAGAGTTAAGGTAAGAAGttcattttaaaagtttatcaGAATTCAAGCATTCGTGGATTACTGTTTGTTCATGCACCGTGTGGTGTGCAAGTGCATGTTCTGTAAGATCATGAACTGGGTAAATGCTGAGGTTTCAGGTTCCACAACCCAGGCAGGTACAGGTATTTATTCAAAGATTCACGAGAAATGGCAGGTCACTATTATGTGTTTCCACCAATTAACTGTGCATTAGCAACACACATATGAAGTAATCAAGGCTGTACCTTTCTTTTTAATGCATTATTGGTTTCCAGTAGCAGTTCTTCCTGAAAAGGCATGAAATATACACATCATGGGTCATATTCGAGGTATACAGCATGCGCGCGCAAGTGTCTGGTAGTAATAAATCTAGACGTAATTATTACCTTCCTTTGAAGTTCAGACAGTTCATCCAGTACAAATTGGCCCTGCAAAAATAATGAACGGCCAAATTAACAGAGTATTTGCACTTTCTAAAACATAACATAACATGCACTTTCTTAGTTTTTCTGTCAGAAGTTCATAGGAAGTTAGAGCGAGCGCGCACCTCATCAATTCTACTAGGATAGGTGTTGGGTTTTAGGCTTAAATACCATGTTAGTTCCAATTGATTTGGACTTGGcctgcattttctttttttctaatttaagtGGCCGTCGACCAATATCACTACCATGTAACTCCATTACACTTGTATTTGCACAAACTTCATCAATTTAAAGAGCCTTAGAAGGACGCAAGCAGCCATCATGGGTCTCTCAGCCGTTTTGATTTTTAGAGTTGTGCGGCCATGTAAATATATgctttgttttatcttttatgttttttcaatctctTTCATATTACAATCTACAGAGAATTTTGTTTTAAGATGCTATAAAAATCCCTAACAAATTAGTATCAAAGCTTTGGTTTGTGCTACTTATAGGtgtgctttctttctttctttctttttgttttattacatGCAAAAAGTTCTATAACTAATACTAGTTAATTAAGCTACTTATTGACACAATGGATATGATTTAAAGCAAAACTTATAGTAGTAATAATTTTAGCTAGGAGCTCAGaaagtaatatttaattatttaatggattttatttaataattttattttttaaattaaaatgattgtttAATATAgtatttaaatcttattcatCGAGTAATAAGATGGTTTTACGCttcaataattttagatttgaggAAGTATTAAgaagtaatataaaataatttatggtttattatttattatgatttactttaacctttaaattaaaatgattatttgacacgggataataataatgttagtggttatatatattaaatacctTTCTACTCCTGATTTGCTTCAATGACGAGTCAAGCTGATTCTCAAGCTGGTCAAGCTCCATAGTGCCCAAATTCCCTAAATCCTCCCCGAGAAGATTCCTACAGAAGTTGAAGTTTAATAAATGAGTACTTATGCAGATTGCCTTAccaaaaaacaggaaaaaaaaaattatgattgcttgcaaaattcaataaactttaatatttatacaaatcAATCAAGCATGGCATCTAAGTTTTTGGGTGAACTGGTATCATGGTGTATATTACCTTTGAGAACGCTGTAGCACGTCCACTCTCGTTTTTAGCTTCAAGTATTCCTGGTAGTTGTTCTGCTTAGAACATTCCAGCTGTTAAACTTAGTTTCATAGATCATAGATCAGCCAAGAAAATGCTATTAATCAAGCAACCATAACAGCTGCTGGACAGTTCAGGACTAAAATTGGACGTTTTCCTCTGTTCTCTCTTTGCCAGGCTCTTAGAAGTTGGAAAAGCAATATCAAAGGACTCTACTACTTACTCTAACAACTCtgaatttcataatataatGTACTTTAGGGAGTGATGGTTAGATAATCAGAAATCCATAGTACTTGAAATGTTATAAAACTTCACTTAGACACCCATACCGTGCGAATGACACTTTCCAGTGACAGACACCACCATGTTTTCACCAGAACATGATCTTAGGGtgtaaaaaaaacgaaaaaaatactTAGTTACCTGCGTCTCCTTTTCAGACTGGCCCCCTTCCAGAGCTCCATAACTGAACCTTTGATATTTTTCGATTGTCGTGGCCATGCTGGAACAAATGcagaaaacagaaaataaagataaatgttAATGAATGAAAAGGAGTCATTTAGTTACAACAATTTCGCGATCCTGGATAAATTTAATTAGGCAGAAGAGATGAAGTGAAAGACAGACAAGTAAAGGAAAAGGATTCGGCCTACAagcaacataatttattttttttaatcatctcCGACAAAGCTTTTTTCACTTATaaggagggttttttttattttacctttctcCCTGGAATTATTCTCTTGAGCGTGTGAATCCGGAAAAgagattttgaattttgtttttaatattttagagatgatatatatatatagcctcgactagcattttaattttttaacacgCCCTTGATGGAGTTGAAATGTTTCTGTACATGTAATTGATTGATGGTACGTGGAAGACTTGTAAAAACTATTATCTTTATGATTGTTTTGTCcttaaaattttttggaagtgtTTAGATTAACTtagtatatacatatataacaCCCTTAAtgtcataaattaattatttgtggaACCGCAACTAAACCAATATGATGAGTTAATTAACTAGTGCTTAGTGTTCATcgggaaaataaagaaaaaaagaaactagtGTTTGTACATATATAAGACATCAtgtcattttttgaaaaaacccaTTAATTACATAATATAACACTGTTtgaataaatttcattttgtaCACGTGTATACATGCAAGAAAGTAAGTCCAGACAGTGAGCAACAAtaactttcatccaaaaaatacaaaaaagaaaaggaagtttgAAAGGTGAGATTcctagaaattaatttaatatatttatcaagCAAGAAAAATGCAATAATTATAGAAATCTCATATTCGAACTCATTTTGCTCTCTACTCTCATGAACCAAATGCCCCTAGTGTGTGGTTTCGCTCTCTACTTAATTTCATGATCCAAATACCACTATAGTATGGATTACTATAAAACTACATCACGACACCAACATGTATTCTATCGAGGCCACAAACAATTAACAGTTCAGGATTACCCTAGACGCACCATCGGAGTTCAAAAAATCCGATCAGGGGACGGAGGCAGGCAACCACACCACTAATCTCTCTCTGAGGTTATAATATTCCGAATAAGATATTTATTAAtcgtaattaaaattatttaatatcacAAAAGGCATGGAATGAAGCTAATGAACACATGGGCGGTTTTAGtttttacattaatattttattgccCGTATaggatttaattatatgataattaaattttatctatgaTTGAAAAACTAGATTTTGATCCAATTAACATTATATAAGATTTCACAACACTTTGGTTTTTTGATTATCCATTTTTTCCTTACTTGTACTActgttattaaaatatatatatcacgtTCCTAATGCTTGAAagtatttgtgtttttgtatCTTCCAAGACGACAGTACATGATATTCTGCTAGCAAGCTAGCTCCCCAAAACAACAATTCCTTTTTCCATCCAACTCTACCATGTTTTGATATCTTCAtattaataaagttttatattCCTCCTTTTGTTTTATCCTGTAGATTTCTTTTCATCCAATATCGAGGTTTCTAAGATTTAATTGGGTTTCAATaatgaaggagaagagaaaagcCAAGTTTCCATACTATTCTATTGTCGGTGTGTTGCTTTACACCTAATGATAGCATTGTATGTACTAGGAAAAAGATCTAGGCTTGTTTAGTAAGTCgtttaaaatcatgtttttttttaatgttttttttaaattaaatatttttttattttttaaacggttttaatatattaatataaaaaatatttattaaaacataataaaaatattattttaatatatttctaaataaaaaactactttttacCAATCAACTACTGCTACACTCTCATCATTTCTTAAAGTCCCATCAAGATTTCACTCTTATTAATGCAtgattatttctattttttttttatttgacgtACTTACTTTTCTATTATCCTCATTATGCAtcaatgattttcttatttgttttattttagacgAAGTTGTCTCCTACAATGGACACAAGTCACAACACTATTGTTCTTAAAACAAGTTAGC is a window of Populus nigra chromosome 10, ddPopNigr1.1, whole genome shotgun sequence DNA encoding:
- the LOC133704288 gene encoding agamous-like MADS-box protein MADS2, whose protein sequence is MGRGRVELKRIENKINRQVTFAKRRNGLLKKAYELSVLCDAEVALIIFSNSGKLFEFCSSSNMATTIEKYQRFSYGALEGGQSEKETQNNYQEYLKLKTRVDVLQRSQRNLLGEDLGNLGTMELDQLENQLDSSLKQIRSRKGQFVLDELSELQRKEELLLETNNALKRKLEETSAAIRLSWKVGEQRVPYSFQPVQPYDPVEPLQYNSTFQFGYNPAETDQATVTSSTQNVNGFIPGWML